TGTTGATGTCTGAATCTATTTCTTTCTCAGCAGAGCACCAAAGACATGTTTCTGTTTTCACATAGCATGGATTTTGTTTGACCGAAAAAGCGAAATCCATAGTTTCCTTCTCTGTTGAAATTCCAGGTCCCCGAGTAACCAAAACTTGGAAATAACATCTTTTAGTTATAACAGTATTATTTGTTTCATAGTTCTGCAGATTTTATGTATAATAACACATGTGGTTCACATTTTTATTTGGTCTTGAATATGAGTAATTTTAATAGTAGCATCCTATGTGGTGAAAAAGGTAGCCACTCACATGAAATTGTGTTTGTGTGAGAactgttagatgatttgacatgTTTGACCAAATTATCCTCTAATGATACTCAACTATCACCTTCGTGTGAAAACAACTTCATATGAGTAGCCACCGGTCATCAAATAGGCCTTCGTTTCGTGACGTTTTTATCTATGTATCTGCAGGGAACTTGTGCAATATGCTTGAACACGATGAAGCCGGGGCAGGGCCATGCCATTTTTACTGCCGAATGTTCTCACTCGTTTCATTTCCATTGCATCACTTCGAATGTAAAACATGGCAACCAGATATGTCCTGTCTGCCGagcaaaatggaaagaaattccTTTCCATAGTCCTGCTTTTAACGGCTACCATGACATGGCTCAAATCAACCCGGTAACTGCAAGGGATGATGCTTGGACAACTGTCATGAGGAGGATCCCTTCGCCACAAGGGGACTCGGTTCGGCCGATTCCATCGCTCTATCATGTTCCTGAACCAGCTAtctttgatgatgatgaagccTTGGATCAACAAAATTCAGTTACCTGCCATAAGAATGAGGCTGATCATGATGAGATTATGAACAGAATTGAGATCAAAACATATCCTGAAGTTTCATCTGTTCCAATGTCATCCTCCCATGATAATTTCGCCGTACTAATTCATCTCAAGGCTCCTCAGGCAGCTACAAAACAAAGTAATGTTGGGAACAACGGCGAAACAACTCCGAATTCTCGTGCCTCTGTTGATCTTGTCACAGTTCTTGATGTAAGTGGTAGCATGGGAGGCACTAAAATTGCATTGCTAAAACGAGCTATGGGTTTTGTCATACAGAATCTCGGTCCATCGGACCGTCTTTCTGTCATTGCCTTCTCCTCCACGGCAAGGCGGATCTTTCCTCTACGGCTGATGACTGATACCGGACGGCAACAGGCATTACAGGCTGTCAATTCTCTGGCTGCTAATGGTGGGACAAACATTGCTGAAGGCTTAAGGAAAGGTGCCAAGGTATTCACAGAATGCCGGTCGAAGAATCCGGTTTGCAGCATTATACTACTCTCTGATGGACAGGATACTTACACAGTGAATAGCAGGCCTAGTGTTGGAGCAGATTACCAGTCACTTGTCCCGAATTCGATTCATCGGAACAATGGAGCAGGATTGCAGATACCAGTGCATGCTTTTGGCTTTGGTTCTGATCATGATTCTACTTCGATGCATTCGATCTCTGAGATATCTGGCGGGACATTTTCGTTCATTGAAGCCGAGGATGTGATTCAGGATGCATTTGCACAATGTATTGGAGGTCTCTTGAGTGTTGTGGTGCAGGAATTACAAGTTGAAGTTGCTTGCATTCACCCTAGTCTTCAACTGAATTCGGTTAAAGCCGGAAGTTATCAAACAACCTTGTCAGGCAATGCTAGAATGGCTTCCATTAGTGTCGGAGATCTGTATGCCGACGAAGAAAGAGACTTTCTGGTGACAGTTAATGTTCCGGCCGACATGTCAAGCCATGAGATGTCATTGTTGCTTGTTAAGGGCCTTTATAGAGATCCCATCACAAAAGAAATGGTGTTTTTGGAAGAAAACTCTGAAGTGAAGATTCATAGAGCTGATTCTGGTGGAGTACAAGAAGTATCAATACAAGTGGACAGACAGCGAAATAGGCTTCGAGTAGCTGAGGCAATAGCCGAGGCTAGAATCGCAGCCGAACGTGGCAATCTGTCCACTGCAGTTTCTGTCCTTGATAGCTGCCACAAGGCATTGTCTGAGACTGTTTCTGCCAAAGCAGGGGACCGGCTATGTGCCGCGCTTTCGGCCGAGCTAAAGGAGATGCAAGAAAGGATGTCAACTCAACGTGTTTATGAGCAGTCTGGAAGGGCTTATGTTCTTTCAGGATTGAGTTCACATTCATGGCAAAGGGCAACCGCGCGAGGCGATTCCACAGATAGCACTAGCCTTGTTCAAGCATACCAGACTCCGTCCATGGTCGACATGGTGACACGTTCACAGACCATGATCTTGGGCGCGCCAACCCAACATCGGCGCGTCCTAAGGCCGGCGAAATCATTTCCTGAGAGGCAGAGCCAAAGAGGTCATTAATAAACATACCACCACTTCTGGAGGGAGATTATATgagtttttcttcctgttttctTCACTTCACATAtccctttttattatatataacgattctcaactatcaactttacatgAAGACAACTACATCCGAGTCTTCACCTTATATATAACGTTATTTATACTTATATAAGTTTTGGCTTATGGTTTTGTTCAAGGTGGGGAGTATAATTGGAAAGAAAGGAAGGAGTTTTTTGGTGGAGAAAACTCCTGATTTTGCCAGTTACAAAGAAAGAAGTGTAAATTTCAAAGGGAGGGATAAAAAAAGGGAATCTTGGTAATATTTTCAAGTGTGATTCTGAGTGATGTACATAAACTTAATTGTTTCTTAATTCAAGTTTCATATTTATGCATATGTTATATGATCatcttaatatataatatgCTTCTCATACTGTTGATAAGTTGAGatctttcttttacttttcccttttttgaCTCTCCTGTTTGGATTTTCAAACTCtataaaaaagaattcaaaatgcATGCCTCGTTATAAGGGCCTTCTTCTGTAATGTcatcttcaccaatcaccaTCATCCACATACTTCTACTCTCAgtgcataaaaaattattctttatctaattttaaaggttaaaataAAATGGTAATTAAATTGGCCGAAAATTTTGTACATGAATATAATTATGGTgtaatatctaaaatatttttttttgcagaatgtgaaattttttttttataatatgcgATAAACATTTTTTGCACATTGAAGTGACAGATTCAACTTCTACATCCACGTATTTTtgctctaaattttattttggtgaattacattaaattcaattttattttaaaattaatttgtgtaattatatttttgcattATATTAATAAAGAGATTAAGTTGAAAGTAAATAATAGCATATAATTAAAAATGGATAAAGTATATTGTTTATTCCTGAAATTtggcacaaattttaaaaacatttttaagttttattttgtttttattttatctcaaaaattttcgatttgcatcaaatatactattgacagctaaatttttaaaaaatttaagatcaatatAGCAATAATGGATGgaaattatgtttgatttacttgtattgagggttgttcttatgaaattattattgaattagttttgaattttttaaaaaattaaccgtCAGtggtatatttgatacaaattaaaaacttttagaataaaattaaaataaaataaaatttaaaaaacatttttaaaatttttatcttactTTACCTATTAAAAATGTATGGTCCATGACTGTATAGTCTATAGTCTAAGGTAGGAGTAGGAGCACGTGTGTAACGAAGTCCGAATAATGTGCCACCTTAGCACTCTGCTTACTACTTCAATTCATTCACTCTAAAATCTACCCTCTTCAATAACCCTCTCTCCATTCTCAGAAATTTCATCTTCAACCTCTTACTCActcttatatatataccctttTCAATAATTTAGCTAGTTTCAGTTTGAATGGCATCATCTAATGTACACACATTACACATGCATGAGTTTGAGTTAGTAGATCTTATAACAAGAAAGCCTTAGGTTGTTCTTCAACGCATACAACAAAAACCCAGGTTTGATGAGGTATGCAAAGaggtttcattatttttattattgtgtaGCATTGTTTTACCCATGGTTGTACCAAAACAAGGTGacatttttcttgtttggtgtCCCACTTCCCATTCCCACAAaggttattaataataattaattgttaagTGGGTATGTGTTTTCCATGATTAACAACAAACCATGGTGATTCATTGTGATTAACAAGTACTACTAccattaattattgttatatattcCACTATTCAATAATGTTCAACGCCTTTAATTCTTAGTTTAGCTGAAATAATACATGGAATTCATTCTAATACGTGTAAAGATATGTATTAGTCAAAGAAGGGAACAAAGAAAAGTTATAACGTGTAAAgatatgtattatttaataaatttttttaaaataaaataccacttataattaaaaaatctttgTTAAATATGACTTAGACCTAGTTTGGGTAACTAACTTAATTAAGCttcttttgataaaataacttaaacaataaatgactctgttaaaagtaacttataaataagttattttgtgtttgaatttttaattctaaaagtgcttattttatagaaatgtgatgaaaagtagaagtattacgagagaagtcattttttttaacttctctataagtTCCTAAATAGCTTTTTAGAAAGttacaatttgattttgaaaattgcaccagacattaatactactacttttcataagtcaaaagtttaaaaaaagtTACTTCTAAAATTTCTAAACGGACCCTTATTCTTCTGTGTATTTCTAGAGATGACAATAATGgttattattgttaaatatgctttattttttttaatttataattaaaaaattcttaaaaaagtCATATTTGTTGTCTGTGTATTTTTGTGTACTTTTATGTAATGTTTGTAGATATATATACTATTTGGAGACGATGATAATGAATTAAAAACGTgggattgaaaaaaattaaagggaGTTTGCTGGGGTTAGGCGAACTCTATCATTTATAGAGTTGGTCCGATGCGGCGAACTTgctctaaacaaaaaaaaatcgtatttgGAGAATTAAAGTCGTACTTGGagaattaaagtttaaaaatagtttttgagaaaatatgaatttttttatttctaaaaaaaccCAAGCTTGGAATTGTGTGGCGACGCTCTCTGAATCACGAGTGGGGTCCAAAAGGAATAACAAATTGGAGAAAGGGTGGCAGGTCACTGATGGACCCTACAAATTAAATGAAGACAACTCGCTGCATtgaaaattttcttctttacaTATGCATTCTTCTGAATCACACTTTAATGTCTTTAAAGCTAagtaaaatcatatcttctatatagccgttattattatttatatagaaataaaatctGCCACAACTACTTGTgtaatttgtttcttttcccATTGAATACAAGACAAATCACAACTTTGCCTTATTCTAAATCATTATATTCTTTTCAAGTAAGTAAAATAAACATGGTACTAATTTGGATTACTTCAAATTTGAACTCACTACTACTTTGTTATTTTCTGAGTTAAAGTTGTTTATCACTTTGACAAAGATTCATTACTATAGCTTTTCTTAATGAAAAGAAGTATAATTGTCCCAAGgttttttttcaacttttaaaaaagaagagaaagagtttttGTCATGACTCAATGATTTCACTAActcttgtatatataaaaatggACCCTGAAATTGAGTAGAAAAGAAAACCAGCTAAGGTATGAGCTGGTTTGTTTTTGTATTAGGAATGAAGGTTGATGAAGGGTTGTTTTCAATTTAGCAAAGGGTTACTTTCAAAGAGGTGCTGTATAAAATATTGGTCTCTTTAGTAATAAGCTTCATTTATTATGTGTTTTTTGTGTGGCTTTTATAGAATATACTCATTTGAAGAGGTCACTATCCTCATTTATCTATTGCCATGGCTTGTTTCTAAATTAtccataatataatcttttaggTTGGTGAACATGACCCAATAATGCACATTACCTGTTTGTTCTTTTGCTTGTTTCAGTTCAATGATCTATAGTTCTTTCCTAAACAAGGAATGGCATATATGatttgaaggaaaagaaattttCTGTCCTACCAAGCCATATTAATTATTCTTTGCTTTATGATATGCTCATCATAGCTGTTTTATGCTGCTTTGACTTTGCTGTTTCACACTCTCAAACTATTCTGGTTCAACTCAAATACAAGAGCTTCAAGCCAATACTTGCTCTAGCTCCTCATTCTCAAGATTGTTGCAAGAATTATTGTAGGTTGGAAACTATGTAACTATATTGTCGGTGCTAGTTTTCTCTATCAATTGAATATTTATGCAAAAGAAATCAGTTGTGGACTTATTGATTTGAGTGTCTTTGCCACTTTCCACTCTTAGTGCTTCTTTTTTCAAATTCCAACCCCTCTATGGCGACTAACTAGTCTAACTCTACTAAAAGCTTTCAATGCCAATGTTGTCAATCTTTCATGTCAGTATACTTTCTTCTACTATTCCTTGCCTTATCTTTGTTTCTATACTTAGTAATGAGGGTGGATATAGCGTTGACTATGATGTTTTCTTTTGTTGGCCAACCATGTATTTGTTCTCCTACCCATTTTACCTTTTTTGCATACACTGGCTACAGAATTCAATTCAGAGAAGAAGACTTCCTATCCCGTAACTAATTATGAAATTGTTGGCATTCATTTCCTTGCTGCAACATGAGGgtagaaaatgaaaaaatgggATTGCAGTTTCAGCTTTTATTGTTGATATTAGTTCATCTTGTGGCTAACTTTACCATTTTGTTTCCATAGATGATGATTGGAGCTTGGATAACTGAAAACCTTCTAGCCTCTTCTTAATGCAGGTTAGCTAATTGATGCTACtttcattctttttcatttAGTTTAGAAATGCAACTCATGATTAAGTTTTATTAGTTGCTTCAAGTTTCATGTTTTAGGCCTCTTATATATATGATTCTAATGATGGTTttgcaattaaaattttatggatTGGTACAATCTTCAGATTCACTTTGATGTATCAACTGTATATACATGCTTTAAGTTCACTTTAGCCCTTTATGGGGAAAAGTGTAGCAGCATATTTCTGCTTGTCATTTGctgtttcttattttatttttggtgttggAAAATCTTGTAAGATATGTGGCTTGTTTCATAACCATGGCGAATATTCTTGCCCAATGATTTATATAGCACTAAATGGTTTTTCCTTTCTTGTAGTGTATGGGTTGGAATAAATGAAGCTCAAGCTCAGAGTTGCTCTTGCTATTGTCTTCGTCTTGCTCTCGATTCAGCACTCATTTTCTGGTTGGCTTCACAACTTAACTAAAATAATTGTCTCTTCCATCTTTTACATGTTTAACATCTGTTATTTGTAAATCCAAAATAATTCTCCTTCTTACTATCTTATTgcttgcctttttttttttaattttggcagATGAGCCTTCTGATACCTATGGCCTAAACAAGTGGAAATGTACATGTGCTTTCCAAGGGAACCAGAGCTACTCTATTGCAAATTGTTCCAAGTCATGTGATTGCCGTTCGGGTATGGTGGtggtttttaaatatttttcccTCTCAgttttttctctgctttttcttTCAATGGACTATTGAGCTTGAGCTTGTCATAGTCTATGTTTGGTGGATGTAGTTTTGTAAGATTTTCTTGGAAACCAGAGTTCATATGCAGTCATAAAAGAGCTTTTATTCAGCTCATATTTATTGTAACTCAGAAAGATTACATGAAAAGTGACAAAAACTAATTAGATATAAGTAGTTGGTCTAGTTGGATTCTCCAAacatttttatgtataattcaTGTTTAGAGTTTAGTTAACACAGAACAAAATGAAAACCTTTTAACCAAAAATGTAGATGATTCCAGTGAGAACAGCAATCAAAGTTTCTGTATTATAGGGTAACTTCTTTGCCTTCCATGTAGATGCTGAAGACACTTCATCTATATGGACATGCTTATGTAATCCCAATGGATTCCCCCAAATGGGAGTGGCATCAGCAAATGGCCACAACCATAATTGCTTCAGTGCCTGCAACTGTACCTGGGGTAACTTTTCCTGAATTGTTCATCACAaatgtttttgtttattttgtttcctTAAGCTGATTCATATGGACTAATGCTAAGCAGCTACTATTTTACACAAAAATGAGAAGTCTAAGGGTGCATTTGGTTTgcgttttcattttttgttttcattttcagtGTTTCCTATTTTCTGGATTTTGTGAAGGAAAAAGTGAAAACAGGAGGTGAAAACAGAAAACAGgattttattgttttcactgttttcactttttccttcacaaaatctagaaaatagaaaacactgaaaatgaaaacagaaaatgaaaacgCAAACCAAAGTCACCCTAAAATTTGCTTTTAGAATATTACTCTATTGGAAATCTAAAACAAAGTTCTTCTTATAGAAATTTTATCTCCtttcaatgtatttattatattgaTAACATAATCTAGTACCTCCTGATACAAAAATCATTGGCTTGTTACTCTGCAGGAACTAACAGCTTGCCACTAGGTTCAAAGAAACACATCTCCAGCAAGACTGTTGTAGTTATTCTACTAATATGTGTTGTCTGTACGACCATTGCGTTTCTTACCTCGGTCCTATGCTATGTCTACCGAAGGGACAGATGTCCTATTCAAACACCGATATTTTCACCAGAAAAGGAAACAAGTAGCGGTAGCACTGCCAACTTAATTAGTCACAGGACAGTGACTTCTTCAGTGACAGAAACAAAATTTGCTATTGATTCTCCTGTTAGTAATATGACAGGTAAATTTGTTTTTAACTTACTGTTTATATGTGAACTCAAAAGTGCTTATGTTAATTTTTCCTTTACTTATGATTtgtaattagttttttattttatgttttattctaaTGTAGGATGCTTTCAGAAAGCCTCTTTCTTGTTTGGGATCCAGAGGGAAACTTTTCATGGAAACATTATTCAATTTTCCTTTGCCGAACTAGAAAATGCCACTGAAAACTTTCTAGGCTCCAACCTAATTGGACTAGGTGGAAGTAGTTATGTATACCGCGGTCGTCTGAAAGATGGTAGTATCGTAGCAGTTAAGCGACTAAAAGATCCAGGAGGGCCAGAAGCAGACTCTGCATTTTTCAAAGAGGTTATACCTCATTTTTTCACAGTGTTTATAAGTTTAGACTTCAAACTTTCTTATTTCTGTAATTATAATCACTTGGTTTCCTTAGTGCAGATTGAACTATTATCTAGACTTCATCATTGCCATTTGGTGCCTTTGCTTGGATACTGCTCAGAATTAAAAGGGAGACATTTTCAAAGGCTACTAGTATTCGAGTACATGTCTAATGGGAATTTGAGGGACTGGTTAGATGGAGTGTCTGCAAAAAATCTCGATTGGACCACACGCGTCACAATCGCAATCGGAGCTGCAAGGGGCTTGGAATATCTCCATGAAGCGGCTGCTCCAAGAATTCTTCATAGAGATGTCAAATCAACAAACATTCTTCTGGATGAAAATTGGCAAGCAAAGGTATGATTGGATAGCAAACTAGGAATTACTCAAAGTTGGCTTATGATATGCATGCTGGTGATTTTAACTAGAATTATCAACACTGTAACCGCACTAAATATTACTTTTTAGTTGATAATATAACTAGACATGCATAAGAATCTAAATGAGCTTGGCTTGTGACATGTATGGCGATGGTTCGGACTAGAACGAAATCTACTGAAGTTAGCTGTTATACTATAGGTTGTTCACTTCAATCATAAGCATACTTTATAATCTGTCAAATAAACAACATGCAGATAACTGACCTTGGTATGGCTAAGAACGTGCGAGCGGATGATCACCCCAGCTGTTCGAATTCTCCAGCTAGAATGCAGGGAACATTTGGATATTTTGCACCCGAGTATGCTATTGTCGGGCGAGCCTCTCTTGAATCGGATGTTTTCAGTTTCGGGGTGGTTCTCCTCGAGCTTATCAGTGGTCGGCAACCAATCTATAAAACTACAGGCAAAGAAGAAAGCCTTGTTATATGGGTATGCCAAGATAATCCTTACAACATTATCCTGAGTTCAGAGTGTTTTTTATGAGGAAGATCTTATTGACTTTTAGCTACTCCACCATGAATTTGTTTCTATTTTGGTCATTAGATTCAACTAAGTAAAATGGCCTAATTACTAATACAGCTTGATATAATCTCCTGTTTTAGGCTGCGCCTCGCTTACAGGATAGTAGGCGAGTAATATCGGAGTTGGTCGATCCACGACTGAAAGGAGACTTCCCGGAAGAAGAGGTACAGATTATGGCATACTTAGCAAAGGAATGTTTGTTGCTGGATCCTGAAATTCGTCCATCCATGAGTGAGGTTGTTCAAATTCTCTCGAGTATTTCGCCCGACAAATCGAGACGAAGAAGAAACATTCCAGCCAGCCTGTTCCTGGTGAACACACTCATTATGATGTCTTCAGTTATTATTAGTTGCAATGTTTCCATTATAAAAGGTTTCTAATTTTGTAAGTCTCAACATTTTTTGCTTTCGTGACATGTAAAGGAACCAGTAGAAGCAGAAAGATCTCCAGTTCATAATTCATTGCAACAAGACACTGATCATAGATTCTGGGTTgggaacaaaaacaaagaagctAATGTAGATTCAGCTGAGCATACAG
The genomic region above belongs to Arachis duranensis cultivar V14167 chromosome 3, aradu.V14167.gnm2.J7QH, whole genome shotgun sequence and contains:
- the LOC107476977 gene encoding E3 ubiquitin-protein ligase WAV3 — encoded protein: MGSKWRKMKLALGFNTCVHIPRDLDDSPSAAAARFSDVTSPSVVSPASAGYYSSSTPTTPSSSSALRLPKSPKGTCAICLNTMKPGQGHAIFTAECSHSFHFHCITSNVKHGNQICPVCRAKWKEIPFHSPAFNGYHDMAQINPVTARDDAWTTVMRRIPSPQGDSVRPIPSLYHVPEPAIFDDDEALDQQNSVTCHKNEADHDEIMNRIEIKTYPEVSSVPMSSSHDNFAVLIHLKAPQAATKQSNVGNNGETTPNSRASVDLVTVLDVSGSMGGTKIALLKRAMGFVIQNLGPSDRLSVIAFSSTARRIFPLRLMTDTGRQQALQAVNSLAANGGTNIAEGLRKGAKVFTECRSKNPVCSIILLSDGQDTYTVNSRPSVGADYQSLVPNSIHRNNGAGLQIPVHAFGFGSDHDSTSMHSISEISGGTFSFIEAEDVIQDAFAQCIGGLLSVVVQELQVEVACIHPSLQLNSVKAGSYQTTLSGNARMASISVGDLYADEERDFLVTVNVPADMSSHEMSLLLVKGLYRDPITKEMVFLEENSEVKIHRADSGGVQEVSIQVDRQRNRLRVAEAIAEARIAAERGNLSTAVSVLDSCHKALSETVSAKAGDRLCAALSAELKEMQERMSTQRVYEQSGRAYVLSGLSSHSWQRATARGDSTDSTSLVQAYQTPSMVDMVTRSQTMILGAPTQHRRVLRPAKSFPERQSQRGH
- the LOC107476976 gene encoding receptor-like serine/threonine-protein kinase NCRK — its product is MKLKLRVALAIVFVLLSIQHSFSDEPSDTYGLNKWKCTCAFQGNQSYSIANCSKSCDCRSDAEDTSSIWTCLCNPNGFPQMGVASANGHNHNCFSACNCTWGTNSLPLGSKKHISSKTVVVILLICVVCTTIAFLTSVLCYVYRRDRCPIQTPIFSPEKETSSGSTANLISHRTVTSSVTETKFAIDSPVSNMTGCFQKASFLFGIQRETFHGNIIQFSFAELENATENFLGSNLIGLGGSSYVYRGRLKDGSIVAVKRLKDPGGPEADSAFFKEIELLSRLHHCHLVPLLGYCSELKGRHFQRLLVFEYMSNGNLRDWLDGVSAKNLDWTTRVTIAIGAARGLEYLHEAAAPRILHRDVKSTNILLDENWQAKITDLGMAKNVRADDHPSCSNSPARMQGTFGYFAPEYAIVGRASLESDVFSFGVVLLELISGRQPIYKTTGKEESLVIWAAPRLQDSRRVISELVDPRLKGDFPEEEVQIMAYLAKECLLLDPEIRPSMSEVVQILSSISPDKSRRRRNIPASLFLEPVEAERSPVHNSLQQDTDHRFWVGNKNKEANVDSAEHTENLTLLTSKSESCHVSEEEIVDLTEPRYESFCMANVNFS